CTCCACATTGCTGACCCTCAAGGCCCTCGTGCTGTGGGCTCGTTGTGTACGGCACCGTTCCCATCTCTGTGATGTCCACGTCTGATTCTGACACACAGGTAATCTCCTGGATGCCGCTGCAGTCTGATGACTCTTCCTCCATCAACAAGTTAGTGCTCCTCTTCTTAGTGGAAGAAttctcctccatcttcatccgGGTGTCCACCACCTGTGTGACGACTTTAGTTCAGTGAAGATCTTTCATTTTATGtccacaacaaaaacacataatgtaggatgatgaaatattttacGTTTTTAACTCAACCAAGAGGCAAAAATTTGAGCTTCATGCAACTAGAAGTGTGCACCTTTGTTTTGTTCAGTAGGATCCATGTAGTCAAAGCATTCAGAAACACACCAATGTTTGCTTGCAAACCTGCCTGGATAGCTTGCGGTGCTCTCTACCTCTGCCACCTCTCCACGTCAGAATCAATccctctgtatgtgtgtgtgtgtgtgtgttagtgtctCTGTCTATGTGCTTGATTACAGAAGTGGAATCAGGTATGCTGGGGCTGGGCTGCCAGCTGACTATCTCTATTATTCTTCTCTGCTGACAGACCAAGCCTCCACTTGACCAGGTGCCAAATTATACACTCCGCTTTAACAGCTTGTTTCATTCATAACAAGCATATATTGAATTTATATATCCAACACCTGCAGATAACTCTTGCACCATCCTGGGCCACCCAGACTGAGGACACCTCCCAAACATAACCTGTGTGCAGAATTCCCTCGATCAGCAATAGTTCTGAAATAACCAAACCCCTGGCTTGTATAAGACCTACCTGGCAACTTGTCAGGTAGGACTATGGACTATGCTGCCAACAGCATGTCAAACTACTGTTAGTGCTATACCAGCTATGTCATTTTCTCAACAGTTCCTTGTGTCCTTTATAAGGGTCCATTGTCTACAATGGGAAGGGTCAGTGTGCATTGGTATGAGGGTGTCATGGCCATTTCttaataaattgtgttttcaggCACAGTAATACACACAAATCAGTGAATGAGGTGACCAAATCTAATATGTTGAGGATAATCAGAAAACGTGTCCCATGTATAGAACAATTTCAAAATACTGatgttttggatttttaaaaattttttgtatttttacagcCCTTGAGGGTATGTGGTTTTCATGCAtataatggatttaatttatttttacaatttaatcTCTTATTGGTGACGATACAGAATGTATAGATTATTTACGTTTTATTATGCTTCACACGACGTGGCGCGGACAATTTGAACGGTAGAAAATAGGAGTTAAGCAGCGCCACCTTTTGGTCAGCGAGGAGAACTGCGTCCTCACAAGACACGTTGGAGAGATATGAGACAGCCGCTTCGACCAGCTCCTTCTCGTTCATGCAGAAGAAGGCGGCTCTGAAAACACATCGGTGTGTATTTGTTAGTCACAAccacaaaattacatttcaattGAAACGTAACACTTTCTCGTGTTTTACCTGACATGTTTCTGCTTTGTCCTTCTCTTTGACGGCTGCTTCTCTTTCGCCTTGTTTTCCATCCATGATGGCAGCGTTCGCGGCCTCTTCAACATGTCTGTGCTTTATCAGAACGTGTTCTTCTCCACACAGCTAACAGAGATTTTTATTGTCCATTATTAACTGAATACTAAGCACCATAGCTGTCGACacgaacagaaacacaaaagtgttccGGTTTGGAAAAGTCACATGACTACACTGCCGGACTCTAGTGCGCCTCACAGTGGACAAACAGCGCACTGCTCCATTAAAATGTACACAGTAACCCAGATAAAAGTAACAGACGAAGTGACAAATGAATGCCAGTGAAAACTTTCTTTGCCAGAGGTAATGAAATGGAAGCGGTCTATAGTGATGGAACATGATTAATATACAAGAATATTATTGAATACCACTACTGGCATTTTTTAAAGTCAGCTGTCTTTGTTCATGACTTCATCAAAAGTTTGGTTGATTTTTAGGAATGTGTACACAGGATGCGAGTTATCCAGTAAACAGATGATGTctggtttttttctttagtcatcaaatatcagactaagtgaaAACTTTGCTCTGGTGTCATACTTCAGGTGGCTTTTTTGGCTTCCCTGTTGGCGCAACATCTTCAGGGTTTTgtccttttatccacatctctgccaATATTTGAGCAGAGAATGaacccacaatgtatttatgtgcatggggacattcactgaactctgaatgttttgctatttgtttTAACTATTAgttgagttaactgagaaactctggaaataaaacagagcagTCAAACAAAGTGCTGTGTCAGACTTTGATTAAAAGGAAGCGCATCAGCGTGTCATTCACATAAGTAAAGCTTGACTTAGCCTCTATACCCCTGAGGTAAAATTCATTCAggagaggtagagatgtaaaaaccctGTATTTACCTATTTCACATAAACCAGATTAGCCTGTGATTTAACTTGCATggcaaaatgaaattaatatatACATTACTGCtgactgaaattttttttgtaaagtctgcttttgataaaataaagtcattgactttaaaaatgtatataacaTGTTACATTGTCATTCTCAAAGTTCAACGTGGATTTCCTTATCTTTATCAATCCCTTATATTTCCTCAAAACCCGCAGACACatgctcagagagagagagacagagagagaaagagaacatttgGAACTGAGCATGGTTGCAGTAGTGTGTCGTGTAATTAAAACTGTATGTTGCATGTCTGATCAAATGAATGTTTCTTGCTCTGGCTCTTTAATCTCACATCTCATTTACTTGTACTTATATTGTTTGCATAATTCCCATGCTCAAAATTTTGCTCTCGCATTTCTCACTTATCATACACTCTAAATATTATATTGAATCTCATggtagtaaaataaataaatacatataccggtgtttctgtttcattaccatgaagttttatatttttaactccctgtgtgtgtgtgtgtgtgtgtgtgtgtgtgtgtgtgtgtgtgtgtgtgtgtgtgcatgcgtgcgttcgtgcacacacacacatgtttgtatgtgtgaatgCAAAGCAGCAATGGGTCTAGTCCCGTCTGCTTTACTTTGGCGGATGGTAGATAATCCTTGGGAGTCTAGTCACATGACACGCATCCCTCATCTTCTCTCTTTGTCCTTTCCTCACCCTCTTGCAATCACTGATGTTCAAAACAGCCTAGAGTCAGACTCTCACTTTCTTTTAGTTGGTGCCCAAAGCTGCCTTCTCTCACTCAGGCCTTTTAATTATGCCTCTAAAGCTCCTTCCTACAAGTGCTTAGGCCTTGATTGCAAATGCCAGCTTTGGATATTTGACTAAATTAAAACGTGCGtgaaaacgaaaaaaaaaaaccaaacaaacctcAGGGCAAATAGCATGTTAGCAGCCAGATGCAGACAGGATGTCACATTCCCTAAAGCTGTAATGTCAGGGCATTTTAGGAACGACACTTAATCAGAGAGCTTAACTTGTATCAAGTGAGAAAAATCCTCAAAGTCTCCcagcatattattattattatttacaacaGATGCCAACTGAAGCTTTTGAAAACAAAAGTCTTTGCTGAcctatttttttctcatccattagcatttttttcttcatgtagCATCACTGgatattaattttgtttatGGGATAATTTGAATTAGTGGGGATAACcaagatgaaaaataattttaagttgtctttatcattattatcagcggttaaaataataacacatttcAGAATGGTAAACCTTCTGTATTGTGTAAGACACTGTCTTGTGTATTGTATATATAAAGGCAGTGGTTGTGGGTGGGTGAGGGTTTGTGAGTTTTACTTTTCCTTGTGGTTgtaatgtatgtactgtatggtTATGTCATTCTGATTATGTCGTTTGTCTTGtatattgttttgtgtgtgtatattacaCTCCCTAAAAAATGAGATGCTGCATCTCAAGGGGCTATCCACcaataaattcagatttaagTGCGCAAAAAGTGGCGTTGAATTCATCGTCCTCCAGGCTTTCTGCCACATCCAGAGATCAGGCCATGCTAAGAAGATTTCTGTTTGCTAATGGAGTAAAGCTTCTCGCTGCTTGACTTCCTGCTGGATTTGTGGGTCAAATGTAGCCAAAATGTCTGCAGAATGGGatatttttgtgtgcttttaaaaaatataaatattatatacagtTGCAAAAGACATGGCTGAATATGACATCACATTATTTTGAATAGGTGTGAATATATGATTGATATAAAGATCCAAATCACATAAGTAATAGAGGCTGAACTGGACATAAATGACCTGATCAGGAAAGTTCAGGGAAGGATTTTACCAAATGTAATCTATATCTTGTCTCGCTTTCCTCTTCGCATGTTCTTCTTGCTCTGAGGGACCTAATTGATGTGAAGCAGACTAATCTTCTAGTTGTCTTCCTCGGCTTAACCCTGCTTTGAGTAAGGGTCATTACCATTGGACATCTGTCCCAGAAACGCCTCTTGTGATTGGCCATATGGCGCAAGAGATTTTCAAGTTTttgaaacagaagaaagaagaaagaaagaaactttatttatgccccaatggggaaattaattttatactCAGACCGTACATATATtagacatacatacatacatgttgtgtacaggcccctgcacaaacacacatacacactagaggcctgtaagcatgcagttagtacaaggggaggcagagtgacgggcagtgaTTTTGCAGTGCGCCTTGCTCAATGGCGCCTGACACCTCtcattgtcagctcacacttcgAAGATGGTGTgagggagcgggaattgaaccgccaatcCTATGATCATTGGACgaataaatatatattgatAAAAATTATTCTAGGAAGAGtaaaattctttctttctttgaaaaTACTTCAGGGATGAAACTGCCAGATGACATATCCTGAATGGcaaaaacagataaatacataaacattaATCACCTCATGTAAGTGGTTGGTgtcatgtgattgtttttatcTCTGACAAAGGGGTCTAGGAAATATCAGGCAAAGATCATAACACAACAAACCACACGTGACAGAAAAGATTCAGCACTTCATgcgctgaagaaaaaaaaagaggacaggAAATAAATTACCCGATGCCACAGGATTGGtggcatgttttgtttttggcttACTCAGTCGCTTTTCTGACATTTATCTAAtgagttttctttcctttcgTTGTCTAATCTGATGCCACATGCACCACAGATAAGAATAGAGTTTAGCTTCACTTCCTCCTGCTGCATGATATCCCATATGTCTGTCCAAGAACAGGATATTTGTGTTTACTCCCAATGGTTTGGTCTCTTGGGTCAGTTTGGCTTTGTACCTTAAGCTGACTATGATGTAAGGCATCAGTTATGGGGATGATTAAATTTCATGTCAAACTTTGGTGTAGATaggttttttttggatgaacaTTCTTTGTCctcttaaagaaaaataaagtatgaaAGTCCATTGTGCTGCCGAATGCCAAATTAAAAATGCTACTATTATCCTTGAGACAAAATGCTGCCTACAGCCGTATATAAAAACAGTAGAGGAGTGAACAACCTCCTGTAGTTATTTTTTATGGGTTCTGAATCCCCTGCTCTAAAATGGGTTAATGTACACGACATTCAATTCTTTAAGAGCAAAACATGTCTGTTTTCTCACTGCTCATTGTTTGGCAAAACATGTTTATATTCCTGTCTGGTACCAGGAATAAAATTAAGTTATGAATGAATATGACTTAGAATATTTAAAATTGAACTAAGATTAAATTGTTGCTCAAACTGTGTTAATTCAGTGTGAGACACCTTTAAAATTTTCTGAACtagatcctgaagaaaaccacCATTACTTAAACATTCACTGAATTACCATCAAACTAGAAATAATACCAAAATGAGTCCAAATTCATGGTTTAGGTTTCATGCTCAAGGAGTCATTTTGAGTCTTCTTATGCCTTTTCAATGTCTGTTTTCTATTCAACTCCATAGAAGCTGTGGTTTTAATTCTCCAATCACCtcagaagaaagaggagactCCATTGTAGTTGCTATGGCAACAGATGCAAAAGCTCATCAGTTTGTAAGTTTGCATGTGTGCTGATGGAATGATGACAGTGCTCTGTAACATGTGATCACCTGCAAACATATAGGTTCATAGAGGCTTCATAGACCTGCTGCTGATTCGGTACATTCTCAATGTGGCTCAGATGTCACGCAAAATGAAGTACAGCCCAGAACATGAATGATTCACTCATCtctgaaatatttcacttttaattatTCAACAAGGATGTTGAGCTTAAGCTCAGGCCAAGGTGATACAACTTTTTGCTCGCACAAATATTTTGTGGGTGAGTGCCTTTGTCTCCTGCCAAATCATTTCACTTCAGAAGTTGttaccacagaaaaaaaatttgtccCAAAATGACTTTAGTGAGTTTACAAACCTAAGTCCTGGGATTTTGTATAAGAGGTGCTCTGCTGTATTTCTATTTGTTTCCAAAGtattatgtaaaacaaaaatatccaaaagATGCAGGAAGGAAGCAATGattgtgatgaaaaacaaattggCCTAAAACAAGGGAGGATTGGGTCATTAGTTCTTACAGTGGAAGCACATTAACAGAAGTGGAATGTGGCCAAGTACTTTCACATCATAATTGTAAtggtttgtgtattttatttacctgctaaaaattattttccacaACACTGAGTGTGAAAGGATATTGTACTAATTAATCAAATCTAGATTATGACTGTAGTAGatgcatatttttttacatatagtatataattactttacaatgcATAGATTGCTCTACAATCTATAATGAAGCATTACATTTTCAACTGTTGTTGATAAAGTAGCCCAAATGTAAttcatattacagtatattctacacacatgtttgtgtatgtggCCCACTATGGGAGCAAAGCAGCTGATTCAAAGCCTTTGCAATTATCTGAAGAAAGATTTACCTGTGGGCATGGGGACAGTTTTGTCTGTCAACATAACATATCAAAGGAAAATGTTCATGCCACCACCAACTCTTGGcttccctttttatttttctgcagcCAGTCAGGTCTTTAAGCCTCCAGGGTCCAAGTGTCCTTTGAGACAAACGAGAAAAAAACAGTGGGAGTGTTCTCTGGCCCCTGCTCTGCATTGATGTCCACATGAATGCGCTGTGTTGACTGATTTATGCCAAAAGCCTGAAGGCACTGGTGTCCTATGTGGGAGTTTGTATATGTGcaagtgtgtatgtatgtagtATTTTACCTCTGTAGACTtatatatgcacacaaacatctgcCAACACTATCACTGCTAAAACATGAACAATTCGAAAAGAGTTTCCAAATAGTGTCAAAAAAATTCCTGTTCATTCAtatcacttttcctttttttcaatCTGTATCATGCGTCCATGCCTGGGTTTTCgtatcccacttcaaagcggtcatgtaattgtcagcatttgtgtgttcgtccgttcgtttcTTCGTCCAGTCATCCATttttagtccaccaaatatcttcgccaCCGTTGTagattgaaagatgaaacaaaaaacacattacacgggcagcaaaggagatgaaaatgagatgatgaccttgatcttgaaaaaactaggtcaaggtcaaatttcaacttttgtacactttggaaccagataagatagaaaggaaaggaaggccagtgtgagtaagaacatagagtcaaagctagtgctttgatctatgactgtaggtcagagcactagctttgatctttgacttatgcaagGAGGTCAGGGTTTTCTtatcctttcagcttttcccttcaggggtcgccacaatgaatcagttgcctccatctaaccctgtcttctgcatcctcttctctcacaccaactaccttcatgtcctctttcactacatctataaacctcctctttggtcttcctctaggcctcctgcctggcagttcaaaactcagcatccttctaccaatatatccactatctctcctctggacatgtccaaaccatctcagtctggcctctctgactttatctccaaaacctctaacatgtgctgtccctctgatgtactcattcctgatcctatccttcctggtcactcccaaagagaacctcagcatcttcatctctgctacctccagctctgtctcctgtcttttcctgagtgacactgtctctagaccaaacaacatcgctggtctcgccacagttttgtatgcctttcagttcattttacacacatcacacctgacacttgtctccacctgttccatcctgtctgtacacacttcttcacctcctttccacactctccattgctctggactgttgaccctaagtacttaaaatccttcaccttctcgatttcttctccctgtaacctcactcttccacttgggtccctgtcattcacacacatgtaaatcCTTTATAAATAGTCAGAGTTAATGCAGCATTTTTTGACCATATCTGTCTGTTTTACAGAATCCATGTAGAAAGACAATAGTCACTATACCTGTATGTGccttgtaacctcactcttccacttgggtccctctcattcacacacatgtactctgtcttactgaggctaaccttcatacctctcctttccaggacaaaccacCTCTCTAggaggcggcagtggctcagcggtagagcagatgtcttgaagacagatcgcccagccatcagtggatcgattcctgctcccaccagaacatctccggagtgaaCATCTCCTCCCAGCCACTGGGTCCAACCTaccatacaagtcatcataagccccttgtttggcctttgctacctctaccttcaccttacattgcatctccctgtactcctgtctagtcttttcagtgtcccacttcttattatctaacctctttttctgtataaactcctgtacctcctcattccaccaccaggtCTACTTATGTACTTTCCtaccagatgacacaccaagaactctcctacctgtctccccgaccacattagctgtagttgtccagtcatctggaagcacctcctgaccacccagagcctgtctaaACTCCTTcccaaaagtcatgcaacactcttcctttttcagcttccaccatttcgtcctctgctctgcctttgccatCTTCATCGATCAAggtaaaatttaaattcaggggtgaggatgttgcagtgtctgactgccttggtccTAGTTATCCTTGATTGGTCCTTTATACTTGATTATtgcaaaactgtttttaaaaatcctgaCAGTTCttggagacaaagaaaaaaaatcagaatgtgTCTGAAACCTGATGCACCTCAAAACAACCCCTCACTCGTTTTCTAGAGCTTCTAGGGGTGTCtgacaaactcacacacacacacgcacgcacgcacgcacgcacgcacgcacgcacacacacacacacacacgcacgcacgcacgcacgcacgcacgcacacacacacacacacacacacacatgcgccgACTGTGCTGGTAGCGTCAGACAGACGGTGGGTCTAGTTTGTGTCGCTGTCGGAGGGATCCAAACCGCAGGCGCAACCTTTAAATTTGTTCTCACAGTTTTTGATGATGACGGAGAAGTTCGTCGGCTCCTTTTTTGCCCCTGAGGCTTTCCTCTGTTCAGGATTAGGAGGATGAAAATGTGAGTTCTGTCGATAACATGCTCTAATCCGGACCATTGATTTAAACGGGCAGCGGGATGTGAGGGACACACAGTTTGTTCAAGTTTGAAAACCAGCCCCACAAAGCGGTCTTGATCTGAGAGGATGCGCGTAGGTGAGTGCGATCATCCACGTTTGGTGTAAGAGTTCCTTTTCTTTCTGAGGGACAGTGGGAGAGACGTCAGAGTTTATAATCTGTCCTAATCTTTTAGATGATCAGAGATGTCACTTttatgcagctttttttttttctcccccgtAAACTGTTTATGCATTGTTCAAAATAGGGACAAATACAGTCATTCATTCCCCACAACAAGGCCACACAAAGGGGCTTTTTTTCCCTCGAAAATTTGAATGAAAGACTTAGTCGTAACATTTTAGTATTCAGATCATTGTGGTGTACCGGCGGCCAGTTCCTCTGCGACATCCTATGCATTATGTCTCAGTGGAACAAAGTTTAACtagaaagtaataataataataataataataataataataataataataataataataataaaattatatttcaaaagggaaaaatctgttttctctcttgGATCCCCAGCTTGTGGCTCTCCGTGGGGGAGATTCAGGATGAATTCCTCCATGTCAGTCAGCTATCGTTCTCCTAAATTTACCATCATTTTCACTCTCTTAAAATTATTTGTCACTGCTGAGGTGAGGTTTTTGGATGTCAAGTTTGAGATGTATTTCAGAAATGACATATTCTGACAACTTTATTGTCATAAGGACTGGTAGCACTGACTATTCAGTTTAGAaccaaatgaataataaatcattAGCAATAAGAAGTGCAGCCTCCTGAAAATTGCAGAACATACATATTAATGGCTGGAACAATATTTCTAATGTCACCTTCCTTATGTCATAATATAACATTTTGTGCAAATGTCTGCAGCATGtatgatgatgtttgtgttttgcagcaACATGTCAACTTGCCACCTTAGTGAAAACTCAAACATGATTTTTGTGGCCCGTTGCCCTGGAGCTACCTGCTGCATCTAGGTCAGGCTTTATGGAATAGACACAAATGGAGAACATGACttggactttttttatttaccacGAGCTGTCCTTATACAGCATCATAGTAGACGGCAGATTGCCAAACAGCCCATATTATTATCCTCTGACTTACATACACGAGGGATTAGGAGAATGTAAAAATAGGAGGAAGAGTTAAGCAAGCAGATGTTGAAAGCAGCATGCCTtcattctctccctccttctcaaCTCCCCACCCCTGGTCTGTTGTAAACATTCAGGGATTCAGCTGAGTGAACCAAGACAgcaagcacagacacacaaattcaactaaactctctctctccctctgtttaTTCCTTGATCACACACTTGTACCTGCACTGTGGCTTCTTGTACAGTCTGGATATTCCTCCTGGTCATCGAGGAGGGATTTGCTCTGGCACAAAAGACTAAAGGTAACCGCATTTGCTTGACAGAGGGACTGCATTCAATCCAGACACATattgtttagtttattttaaagtaaaatttttGGACTAAGTCCTAGAGCCCCCTCTCTATTTCTGCACCTTATTTTTCATGCATCTCTTGGCTTTTGTATTCATGCAGATGGCGGCGCAGGAACAAAAGGGGTTAAACCCTCCCAACGACCACAGCGTTCTCGTCACTGTGGAAACTGGGTTCGAAATGCAGAAGGTGGCAGCTTCAGTTCTCCAAACTATCCACATACGTACCCTCCCAACAAGGAGTGCCTGTATGTACTGGAAGGTAACCAACATGCACACCAGTCAAATAATATCGCAACCCCTGTTCTACTATTTTGTGGAAATTGCAGATTTTTATGTtaatttctgttatttttgttgacaaATTAAAGAATCTCAGGTATGAAAGATCAGTAACATGTAATTGCTTTTGGCCTAACTCCTATGCAGAAATGCACAGAAGAAGGTCAATCCAGGATATGTTTCCACTTTACTTTTCATGATCTTGCAGCGTCTTATCCGTGCATCACCTCTGATGCGGTAGATGTGACTCAGTGCTCTGCTTCCCCTAGCCTTGCCCCGTCAGAGGATAGAGTTGCAGTTTGATGAGACCTTCTACATCGAGGCCTCATTTGAGTGTCGATTCGACCACATTGAGGTGCGGGACGGTCCCTTCAGCTTCTCCCCACTCATCCATCGTTTCTGTGGTTCAGCCAGTCCTGGCCTCGTCCTCTCCAGTGGACGCTTCATGTGGATCCGGTTCTTCAGTGATGATGAGCTGGAGGGGATTGGTTTCCAGGTCCAGTACAGCTTTACTGCAGGTCATTAAATACAGTAGGAGGGCATACTGGTACCCGGTGTATTGATGTGCTTGTAGTACCATCTTGCTGAATGTCCATCAAGTTTCCTCAAAGATACTTCCATCAAATAGCTCTGCAATTATTAGTAAGACAAAAGCCTGTATCTCCACTGATGATGCCTTTGATTTCTCACTACTGTCTGTATGATTTCTTCTCAAGATCCTGAATTTCATCTACATGTGGGAGGACTCTTAAACCCCATCCCAGGTTAGCTAACCACCAGTTCAGCCTTCTTAAATggtcacattttatttgaagaCAACAGCTGTAGTTGCTTTGCTTTTATTACTACTTGATGCGCTATACCAGTAACACtttattatacatttaaatTGATATATGTGAGAAAATACAAGCGTTGCAATGAATTACTAGTTCTCCCGTAATACACCACA
This region of Antennarius striatus isolate MH-2024 chromosome 4, ASM4005453v1, whole genome shotgun sequence genomic DNA includes:
- the si:ch211-127m7.2 gene encoding uncharacterized protein si:ch211-127m7.2, whose protein sequence is MLKRPRTLPSWMENKAKEKQPSKRRTKQKHVRAAFFCMNEKELVEAAVSYLSNVSCEDAVLLADQKVVDTRMKMEENSSTKKRSTNLLMEEESSDCSGIQEITCVSESDVDITEMGTVPYTTSPQHEGLEGQQCGAVQDDNRIMDVGLNAGKKDLPSQMAVEPDDALQLVREIFFS